One genomic segment of Nitrosopumilus sp. includes these proteins:
- a CDS encoding V-type ATP synthase subunit F: MKIFTVGSKSFVTSFQLAGVPGVISETPQKALDEIRKLTDDSDVGLVLVSDDITESINDELTELRAEKSTLVFALPATGSEKTEVDYRLMLKKILGV, from the coding sequence GTGAAAATCTTCACTGTTGGTAGCAAATCCTTTGTCACTAGTTTTCAATTAGCTGGTGTTCCAGGAGTAATTTCTGAAACTCCGCAAAAAGCACTTGATGAAATCAGGAAATTAACTGATGATTCAGATGTTGGATTGGTTCTAGTTAGTGATGATATTACAGAATCCATAAATGACGAATTAACAGAGCTCAGAGCAGAAAAATCAACTCTGGTTTTTGCATTGCCTGCTACTGGAAGTGAAAAAACTGAAGTTGATTATAGATTAATGCTCAAGAAGATTCTTGGAGTCTAA
- a CDS encoding metallophosphoesterase — MLHSRIIPSKPALILEGKKKNLVITDIHIGFESSMASNEIFIGKNSTIKETIKEISEIIDNEKPDSIILLGDVKSSVKNISRNEWDEVPMFFKEISKKCDVILIPGNHDANIQRLVPENISMISSTGMVEENILLTHGHTMPSENFSHVDKIIMGHLHPVFFQKDSVMNGQRVWLTIKTEKEKIFPNKSGELEITIIPSFNKYFYATHRKKYKKSISPIIDRIKTASSAKIITLDGSIIGNESMIENVI, encoded by the coding sequence ATGCTGCATTCAAGAATCATACCATCAAAACCTGCATTGATTTTGGAGGGTAAAAAAAAGAATCTAGTCATAACAGACATCCATATTGGATTTGAGAGTAGCATGGCATCAAATGAGATTTTCATTGGTAAAAATTCCACAATTAAAGAAACAATTAAAGAGATTTCAGAAATAATCGATAATGAAAAACCAGACTCCATAATTTTATTAGGAGATGTAAAATCAAGTGTAAAAAATATCTCAAGAAATGAATGGGATGAAGTTCCAATGTTTTTCAAAGAAATTAGCAAAAAATGTGATGTAATACTAATTCCAGGAAATCATGATGCAAATATTCAGAGATTGGTTCCAGAGAATATTTCCATGATTAGTTCTACGGGAATGGTAGAAGAGAATATTTTGTTAACGCATGGTCATACAATGCCTTCAGAGAATTTTTCCCATGTGGATAAAATTATCATGGGGCATTTACACCCTGTGTTTTTTCAAAAAGACTCAGTAATGAACGGACAAAGAGTGTGGTTAACCATAAAAACTGAAAAAGAGAAAATATTTCCAAACAAATCTGGAGAATTGGAAATTACAATTATTCCATCATTTAACAAGTACTTTTATGCGACACATAGAAAAAAATACAAAAAATCAATTTCACCAATAATAGATAGAATCAAGACAGCATCATCTGCAAAAATAATTACATTAGATGGATCAATTATTGGAAACGAATCAATGATTGAAAATGTAATTTAA
- the carB gene encoding carbamoyl-phosphate synthase (glutamine-hydrolyzing) large subunit, producing the protein MPLNESLKKIIVLGSGAIKIGEAGEFDYSGSQCLKAIREDGLKTVLINPNIATIQTDTRFADQVYLLPVNPDYVESIIEKERPDGIMLAYGGQTALNCGVKLDEAGILQKYGVKVLGTQVTGIQRTEDRQLFKDSMKECDVPVLKSKTVTNFDDAKKAAEELNYPVIVRVAYTLGGRGGGVAYNEIELHEIVERGFKASLVGQVLIEEYIGHWKQIEYEVMQDYDGNNVIVCNMENVLSMKAHTGDNIVVAPSQTIDNHEYHMLRSAALRATKHVGIVGECNIQYALDPESDRYVAIEINPRLSRSSALASKATGYPLAYMSAKIGLGYNLSELVNRITKSTTACFEPSLDYIVCKHPRWDFEKFELVNRRLGPTMKSVGEVMAVGRSFEESLQKAIRMLDIGNDGLVLNRVTEKTYNEEEIENKLSHQDDHILYNVAIALKMGISVERIYKLSSIDPWFIEKIKNIVNVESKLQKSELDTSLFWESKKMGFSDKQIAKATTKNPDEIRDLRKKLGVIPSVKQIDTLAAEWPAVTNYLYLTYGGYSNDIEVPADEKGVVVLGAGPYRIGSSVEFDWGTVNMVWGLQENGEKNVSVVNCNPETVSTDYDICTRLYFEELTQERILDIVEFENPKGIITCVGGQTANNLTLGLAQHGVNIMGTSAKDVDRAEDRSKFSAELDKLHIQQPKWQAFSNLNEAKLFAQDVGFPVIVRPSYVLSGAAMKVVWSQDELKTYVKEATDVSPDHPVVISKFMLNSLEVDVDGISNGKEVVIGAIVEHIDSAGVHSGDAMMCIPPWRLSNKTIETINEYTKKIALTFNVIGPFNLQFLVHDDHVYVIELNIRASRSMPFVSKLVKLNLISLAAKAILNKPLPKIPENKWQKIHNYGIKVPQFSFMQLEGADIALGVEMQSTGEAACFGNSFYDALSKGLTSVGYNLPETGTALVTVGGAENKAKLVSSIAKLKNLGFKILATEHTAEFFEEKIGQIQIVHKISEPGRKPNIADLLYERKIDFIINIPSTSTLEKYVGMLDDEYQIRRKSLELGIPVLTTLELADSFVKTLEWLKNNKTTKDPIEPYDEFE; encoded by the coding sequence TTGCCACTAAATGAATCGTTAAAGAAAATAATTGTACTGGGAAGTGGGGCAATTAAAATCGGTGAAGCTGGAGAATTTGATTATTCTGGAAGTCAATGTCTTAAAGCAATTCGTGAAGATGGACTAAAAACTGTTTTAATCAATCCAAATATTGCTACAATTCAAACTGATACTAGATTTGCAGATCAGGTGTATCTCCTTCCTGTAAATCCAGATTATGTTGAATCAATTATTGAAAAAGAAAGACCTGATGGAATAATGCTAGCATATGGTGGACAGACTGCTCTTAATTGTGGCGTAAAACTTGATGAAGCTGGAATTTTACAAAAATATGGCGTTAAGGTTCTAGGTACACAAGTTACTGGAATTCAGCGAACCGAAGATAGACAGCTATTCAAGGATTCTATGAAAGAATGTGATGTTCCGGTTCTAAAGAGTAAAACTGTTACAAACTTTGATGATGCAAAAAAGGCTGCTGAAGAACTAAACTATCCTGTAATTGTGCGTGTTGCGTACACACTTGGAGGTCGCGGAGGCGGGGTAGCTTACAATGAAATTGAACTTCATGAGATTGTTGAGAGGGGATTTAAAGCCAGTTTAGTAGGCCAAGTCTTAATTGAGGAATACATTGGACATTGGAAGCAAATCGAATATGAGGTAATGCAAGATTATGATGGAAATAATGTAATTGTATGTAATATGGAAAATGTTCTTTCTATGAAAGCTCATACTGGTGATAACATTGTAGTTGCACCATCGCAAACAATTGATAATCATGAATATCATATGTTGCGTTCTGCTGCACTGCGAGCTACAAAACATGTGGGTATTGTTGGTGAGTGCAATATTCAGTATGCTCTTGATCCAGAATCTGACAGATACGTTGCAATCGAAATAAACCCTAGACTATCACGTTCATCTGCACTTGCAAGTAAAGCAACTGGCTATCCTCTTGCTTACATGTCTGCAAAGATTGGCTTAGGATACAACTTATCAGAACTTGTTAACAGAATAACAAAAAGCACAACTGCTTGCTTTGAACCCTCTCTAGATTATATTGTTTGTAAACATCCAAGATGGGATTTTGAAAAATTCGAGCTTGTAAATAGAAGATTAGGACCAACCATGAAATCTGTTGGTGAAGTTATGGCCGTTGGTAGATCATTTGAGGAATCTCTTCAAAAAGCTATACGTATGTTAGATATTGGAAATGACGGACTAGTCTTAAATCGTGTTACTGAAAAAACATACAATGAAGAAGAAATAGAAAATAAATTATCTCATCAGGATGATCATATTTTGTATAATGTTGCAATTGCATTAAAGATGGGAATTTCAGTTGAAAGAATTTACAAACTATCTAGTATTGATCCGTGGTTTATTGAAAAAATAAAAAACATTGTTAATGTTGAATCAAAATTACAAAAATCAGAACTTGATACTTCACTTTTCTGGGAATCTAAAAAAATGGGGTTTTCTGATAAGCAAATTGCAAAGGCCACAACCAAAAACCCTGATGAAATACGTGATTTACGCAAGAAATTAGGTGTGATTCCATCAGTAAAACAAATCGATACCCTAGCTGCTGAATGGCCCGCAGTCACAAATTATCTCTATCTTACTTATGGGGGATATTCCAATGATATTGAAGTTCCAGCAGATGAAAAAGGGGTTGTTGTACTAGGAGCTGGACCTTATAGAATTGGAAGTAGTGTAGAATTTGATTGGGGAACCGTAAATATGGTTTGGGGGCTGCAAGAAAATGGTGAAAAAAATGTTTCAGTAGTTAATTGCAATCCTGAAACAGTATCTACTGATTATGATATTTGTACTAGGTTATACTTTGAGGAGCTAACTCAGGAACGAATCTTGGATATTGTTGAGTTTGAAAATCCTAAAGGAATTATTACATGCGTAGGAGGACAAACTGCAAATAATCTGACTCTGGGACTTGCACAACATGGTGTGAATATTATGGGTACAAGTGCAAAGGATGTTGATAGAGCTGAAGATCGTTCAAAGTTTAGTGCAGAACTTGATAAACTTCACATCCAACAACCAAAATGGCAGGCATTTTCAAATCTTAACGAAGCAAAACTATTTGCACAAGATGTCGGTTTTCCTGTGATAGTTCGACCCTCTTATGTTTTGTCAGGTGCTGCAATGAAAGTTGTCTGGTCTCAAGATGAACTTAAAACATATGTTAAAGAAGCAACTGATGTTTCACCAGATCATCCCGTTGTAATTTCAAAGTTTATGTTAAATTCTTTGGAAGTTGATGTTGACGGAATAAGTAATGGTAAAGAAGTTGTAATTGGTGCCATAGTTGAACACATTGATAGTGCAGGTGTTCATTCTGGAGATGCAATGATGTGCATTCCTCCTTGGCGTCTTAGCAACAAAACAATTGAAACTATTAATGAATACACAAAAAAGATTGCATTAACATTTAATGTAATAGGTCCATTTAATCTACAATTTCTCGTCCACGATGATCATGTCTATGTAATTGAGCTAAATATTAGAGCGTCACGTTCAATGCCATTTGTTTCAAAACTTGTTAAATTGAATCTTATTTCCCTTGCTGCAAAGGCTATTTTGAATAAACCCCTGCCTAAAATCCCTGAAAATAAATGGCAAAAAATCCATAATTATGGAATTAAGGTTCCACAGTTTTCCTTTATGCAGCTTGAAGGAGCTGATATTGCATTGGGTGTTGAGATGCAATCTACTGGTGAGGCAGCTTGTTTTGGAAACAGTTTCTATGATGCCTTATCCAAAGGATTGACTTCTGTAGGTTACAATCTTCCAGAAACTGGAACTGCACTTGTCACTGTAGGTGGTGCTGAAAATAAAGCAAAACTTGTTTCTTCAATTGCCAAATTGAAAAACCTTGGGTTTAAAATTTTAGCAACAGAACATACAGCAGAATTCTTTGAAGAAAAAATTGGACAAATCCAAATTGTTCATAAGATATCAGAACCTGGAAGAAAACCCAATATTGCTGATCTACTCTATGAACGAAAAATTGATTTTATAATAAATATCCCAAGTACATCCACTTTGGAAAAATATGTTGGAATGTTAGATGATGAATATCAAATTCGAAGAAAATCTTTGGAGCTTGGAATTCCTGTTTTAACAACATTAGAATTGGCTGATTCTTTTGTTAAAACATTGGAGTGGTTAAAAAATAACAAAACTACCAAAGATCCAATCGAGCCATATGATGAATTTGAATAA
- the carA gene encoding glutamine-hydrolyzing carbamoyl-phosphate synthase small subunit → MIFDDGTVLDGEGFGYSTTVFGEIVFNTGMVGYTEALTDPSYNGQILTLTYPLVGNYGVPDPSIVDKDGIPKFFESDKIQIRGLVVHELSLTASHWNLSMTLDEWMYNEKIPGISGIDTREITKKLRSSGVMMAALVVSDSEINVEHVKKELSSATHYNSEQFMDIVSTKEERVYGDGDKLVVVVDTGAKNAILRNVRELGYKAILLPWNTPYEKIMSYKPHGVVLSSGPGDPQKCPDTIDTAKKLIENNVPTLGICLGAQIIGIAGNTETYKLKYGHRGQNKPCVNLDNNQVYVTSQNHGYGIKPESLEKSDFKLWFTNADDKTVEGIKHKKQKCVAVQFHPEAAPGPYDCKFIFEELKRLMEN, encoded by the coding sequence CTGATTTTTGATGATGGTACTGTTCTTGATGGTGAAGGTTTTGGGTATTCTACTACTGTTTTTGGTGAAATTGTATTTAATACGGGAATGGTGGGCTATACTGAAGCACTTACTGATCCATCATATAATGGTCAAATTCTTACTCTGACATACCCTCTTGTTGGAAATTACGGTGTTCCAGATCCCTCAATAGTTGATAAGGATGGTATCCCTAAATTCTTTGAATCTGATAAAATACAAATTCGTGGATTGGTTGTTCATGAGTTATCTCTGACTGCAAGTCATTGGAATCTATCAATGACTCTTGATGAATGGATGTATAATGAAAAAATACCTGGAATCTCAGGAATTGATACTAGGGAGATAACCAAGAAACTTAGATCAAGTGGTGTTATGATGGCAGCACTTGTTGTCTCTGATTCAGAAATTAATGTAGAACATGTCAAAAAGGAATTGTCCTCTGCAACCCACTACAATTCCGAACAATTCATGGATATAGTATCTACTAAAGAAGAACGAGTTTATGGCGATGGTGATAAACTAGTTGTTGTAGTTGATACTGGTGCAAAAAATGCAATCTTGAGAAATGTTCGCGAACTAGGTTACAAAGCAATCTTACTTCCATGGAATACTCCTTATGAGAAAATAATGTCTTACAAACCTCATGGGGTAGTACTTAGTAGTGGTCCAGGTGATCCACAAAAATGTCCTGATACAATTGACACTGCTAAAAAATTAATTGAAAATAATGTTCCAACACTTGGAATTTGTTTAGGTGCACAAATAATTGGAATTGCAGGAAACACTGAAACTTACAAATTAAAATATGGACATCGTGGACAAAACAAACCATGTGTTAATTTAGATAATAATCAAGTATATGTTACTAGTCAGAATCATGGTTACGGAATCAAACCTGAATCATTAGAAAAATCTGATTTTAAATTATGGTTTACAAATGCAGATGATAAAACAGTTGAAGGAATCAAACACAAAAAACAAAAATGTGTTGCAGTACAATTTCATCCCGAAGCTGCACCTGGTCCTTATGATTGCAAATTCATCTTTGAAGAATTAAAGCGACTTATGGAGAATTGA